From Providencia sp. R33, a single genomic window includes:
- the gdhA gene encoding NADP-specific glutamate dehydrogenase — protein sequence MTQSLSSFLESVQKRDPSQPEFLQAVREVFTSLWPFLEQNAKYRDQALLERFVEPERVIQFRVCWMDDQGKVQVNRAWRVQFSSAIGPFKGGMRFHPSVNLSILKFLGFEQTLKNALTTLPMGGGKGGSDFDPKGKSTGEVMRFCQALMTELYRHIGSNTDVPAGDIGVGAREVGFMTGMMKKLSNDTSCVFTGKGLSFGGSLIRPEATGYGLVYFTNAMLQRHGLSFDGMRVAVSGSGNVAQYTIEKCMELGAKVVTASDSSGTVVDEAGFTAEKLARLEEIKNNYGRVEEYAKEFGLTYLAGQQPWNVPVDIALPCATQNELDVEAAKVLIKNGVKAVAEGANMPTTIPATELFLEAGVLFAPGKAANAGGVATSGLEMAQNAARLGWKAEKVDARLHHIMLDIHHHCVEFGGEGKQINYVQGANIAGFVKVADAMLGQGVL from the coding sequence ATGACACAATCACTATCTTCATTCTTGGAGTCTGTCCAAAAAAGAGACCCTTCACAACCGGAATTCCTACAAGCGGTACGTGAAGTATTCACTTCCCTTTGGCCATTCCTTGAGCAAAATGCAAAATACCGTGACCAAGCCCTGCTTGAGCGCTTTGTTGAACCCGAAAGAGTGATCCAATTCCGTGTGTGTTGGATGGACGACCAAGGCAAAGTCCAAGTCAACCGCGCATGGCGTGTGCAATTTAGCTCAGCCATCGGTCCATTCAAAGGCGGTATGCGCTTCCACCCATCAGTTAACTTATCCATTCTGAAATTCTTAGGCTTCGAACAAACACTGAAAAACGCACTGACAACCTTACCTATGGGTGGCGGTAAAGGCGGTTCAGACTTCGATCCGAAAGGGAAAAGTACGGGTGAAGTAATGCGTTTCTGCCAAGCATTGATGACAGAACTGTATCGCCACATTGGTTCAAACACTGACGTACCTGCGGGTGACATTGGTGTAGGTGCTCGTGAAGTTGGCTTTATGACAGGTATGATGAAAAAGCTGTCTAACGACACTTCTTGCGTATTTACGGGTAAAGGCCTGTCTTTTGGCGGTAGCTTAATTCGCCCTGAAGCAACGGGTTACGGCTTAGTGTACTTCACTAACGCAATGTTACAGCGCCATGGTTTAAGTTTCGATGGTATGCGTGTTGCGGTTTCAGGTTCGGGTAACGTAGCACAGTACACCATTGAAAAATGTATGGAACTGGGCGCGAAAGTAGTTACTGCATCTGACTCTAGCGGTACTGTGGTTGACGAAGCAGGCTTTACTGCGGAAAAACTTGCACGTTTAGAAGAGATTAAAAACAACTACGGCCGTGTTGAAGAATACGCGAAAGAGTTTGGTTTAACTTACTTAGCGGGTCAGCAACCATGGAATGTTCCTGTTGATATCGCACTGCCATGTGCAACACAAAATGAGCTGGATGTTGAAGCGGCGAAAGTGTTAATCAAAAATGGCGTTAAAGCGGTCGCAGAAGGCGCAAACATGCCAACGACAATCCCTGCAACAGAGCTGTTCCTTGAAGCGGGCGTGTTGTTTGCACCAGGTAAAGCAGCTAACGCAGGCGGTGTGGCGACTTCTGGCTTGGAAATGGCGCAGAACGCGGCTCGTCTTGGCTGGAAAGCTGAGAAAGTTGATGCGCGCTTACACCACATCATGTTGGATATTCACCACCACTGTGTTGAGTTTGGCGGTGAAGGAAAACAAATCAACTATGTTCAAGGCGCGAACATCGCGGGCTTTGTAAAAGTCGCTGATGCAATGCTTGGGCAGGGTGTGTTGTAA
- the rsmJ gene encoding 16S rRNA (guanine(1516)-N(2))-methyltransferase RsmJ produces the protein MANHIKIQLICEEGADQSTLSQLSEKWQLTHTPDATMALVLTPENLQLRKLDEPKLGGIFVDFVSGAMAHRRKFGGGRGEAVAKAVGIKKEYLPDVIDATAGLGRDAFVLAALGCRVRMLERHPVVAALLDDGLQRGYQDAEIGPWLQERMSLIHASSITALSDITPAPDVIYLDPMYPHRQKSALVKKEMRVFQSLVGADDDADALLAPAIALAKRRVVVKRPDYAEPLAGQKAPSAVTTKSHRFDIYPCIKNND, from the coding sequence ATGGCTAATCACATTAAGATCCAGTTGATCTGTGAAGAGGGTGCTGATCAAAGCACCCTTTCTCAACTTTCTGAAAAATGGCAGCTTACCCATACACCAGATGCCACAATGGCGCTGGTGCTTACCCCTGAAAATTTACAGCTACGTAAACTTGATGAGCCCAAACTCGGTGGGATCTTTGTCGATTTTGTTTCGGGTGCGATGGCGCATCGCCGTAAGTTTGGTGGTGGGCGTGGTGAAGCGGTAGCAAAAGCGGTAGGGATCAAAAAAGAGTATTTGCCCGATGTGATTGATGCCACCGCAGGGTTAGGCCGCGATGCTTTTGTGCTTGCCGCACTGGGATGTCGTGTTCGGATGTTAGAACGCCATCCGGTGGTTGCTGCATTGCTGGATGATGGATTACAGCGTGGCTATCAAGACGCCGAAATCGGCCCATGGCTGCAAGAACGTATGTCTTTGATCCATGCCTCAAGCATTACTGCTCTGAGTGACATAACCCCTGCACCAGACGTTATCTACCTCGACCCGATGTACCCACATCGGCAAAAGAGTGCATTAGTGAAGAAAGAGATGCGGGTGTTTCAGTCATTGGTGGGAGCAGATGATGATGCAGATGCGTTATTAGCGCCTGCGATTGCCTTGGCAAAACGCCGAGTGGTGGTCAAACGCCCTGACTACGCAGAACCCCTTGCGGGACAAAAAGCACCGTCAGCGGTCACAACAAAAAGCCATCGATTCGATATCTATCCGTGCATTAAAAATAACGATTAA
- a CDS encoding NAD(P)/FAD-dependent oxidoreductase, translating to MKNIDVIILGAGAAGLFCASLAGKRGLNTLVLDNGKKLGRKILMSGGGRCNFTNMYAEHSNYISTNPHFCKSALARYTQWDFIGLVAKYNIPYHEKTLGQLFCDNSAQDIVDMLQNECNLPNISIKLRSEVTDVEKTPEGFLVTVNGSQVSARSLVVATGGLSMPGLGATPFGYRLAEQFGHSIIPTRAGLVPFTLHKPLLEALQVLSGISVAATVTAADGTLFKENILFTHRGLSGPAILQISSYWNPGEYVSINLLPTLSLSDFLAVEKQDHPNQSLKNTLAKLLPKRLIEIMQAQGQIPECALKQLNHPQVEALHNTLHAWQVQPNGTEGYRTAEVTLGGVDTHEISSKTMGSLKTEGLYFIGEVVDVTGWLGGYNFQWAWSSAAACAESLPINHS from the coding sequence GTGAAAAATATCGACGTTATTATTTTAGGTGCAGGTGCCGCAGGCCTATTTTGTGCTTCACTCGCAGGTAAACGCGGACTGAACACCCTCGTTCTTGATAACGGCAAAAAATTAGGCAGAAAAATATTGATGTCCGGAGGTGGGCGCTGCAATTTCACGAATATGTACGCTGAGCACAGCAACTATATTTCCACAAATCCCCATTTTTGTAAGTCAGCACTTGCTCGCTATACACAATGGGATTTTATCGGCTTAGTCGCCAAATATAATATTCCATACCATGAGAAAACCTTAGGGCAGCTTTTTTGCGACAACAGTGCGCAAGATATTGTCGATATGCTGCAAAATGAGTGTAATTTGCCGAACATTTCGATCAAGCTTCGCAGTGAAGTCACTGATGTCGAGAAAACACCAGAGGGATTTCTTGTCACGGTGAATGGAAGCCAAGTAAGTGCTCGCTCACTTGTTGTCGCAACGGGTGGCTTATCGATGCCGGGTCTTGGCGCCACACCCTTTGGTTACCGCTTAGCAGAGCAATTTGGCCACTCGATTATTCCAACCCGTGCTGGCCTTGTCCCATTTACACTACATAAGCCGCTTTTAGAAGCGCTACAAGTGTTATCAGGGATCTCTGTCGCGGCAACTGTGACAGCCGCTGACGGAACACTATTTAAAGAAAACATCCTCTTTACCCATCGCGGCCTCTCTGGCCCTGCTATCTTGCAGATTTCTAGCTATTGGAACCCAGGAGAGTATGTAAGTATTAACTTACTTCCGACCCTTTCGCTCAGCGATTTTTTAGCGGTAGAAAAACAAGATCACCCAAATCAATCTTTAAAAAACACCCTCGCAAAATTATTACCTAAGCGGTTAATTGAAATCATGCAAGCGCAAGGGCAAATCCCTGAGTGCGCCCTAAAGCAATTGAACCACCCACAAGTTGAAGCGCTACATAACACGCTACATGCTTGGCAAGTTCAACCCAACGGGACGGAAGGCTACCGCACCGCAGAGGTGACTTTAGGGGGTGTTGACACCCATGAAATATCATCAAAAACAATGGGTTCACTGAAAACTGAAGGTTTATACTTTATTGGTGAAGTTGTCGATGTCACCGGCTGGCTAGGTGGCTATAACTTCCAATGGGCATGGAGTTCAGCGGCAGCATGTGCAGAAAGCCTGCCCATTAACCATAGTTAA
- the hslO gene encoding Hsp33 family molecular chaperone HslO: MSKQDQLHRFLFEQHSVRGEMISVDETYEQILENHDYPSAVKGLLGELLVATSLLTATLKFDGDITVQIQGDGPVKMAVINGNNLQQMRGVARVDGPVVAGSTLNQMIGDGFMVITITPNQGERYQGIVAIEGNSIEESIDAYFRQSEQLPTRLFIRVGEVDGKMSAGGMLLQVLPAADENSHDFFDHLVQLTATIKGQELSTLGVKEVLHRLYHEEDVTLYDPQSVEFRCTCSRERCESTLATLPKEDVIDILHKDGKIDMECEFCGSHYVFIESDIEGLNDERNQQLH; this comes from the coding sequence ATGTCAAAACAAGACCAACTCCACCGTTTTCTGTTTGAACAGCATTCTGTCCGTGGAGAAATGATTAGTGTCGATGAGACCTACGAGCAAATTCTAGAAAATCATGACTACCCTAGCGCAGTCAAAGGCTTATTGGGCGAGCTGCTTGTTGCTACGAGTTTATTAACGGCAACGTTGAAATTTGATGGTGATATTACCGTTCAAATTCAAGGTGATGGCCCAGTGAAAATGGCAGTCATTAATGGCAACAACCTACAACAAATGCGCGGTGTTGCACGTGTTGATGGTCCTGTTGTTGCAGGCAGTACGCTTAATCAAATGATTGGCGATGGCTTTATGGTCATTACTATCACCCCTAATCAAGGTGAGCGTTACCAAGGGATTGTGGCGATTGAAGGCAATTCTATCGAAGAAAGCATCGATGCGTATTTCCGCCAATCAGAGCAGCTACCAACCCGTTTATTTATTCGTGTGGGTGAAGTTGATGGCAAAATGAGTGCGGGTGGGATGTTACTGCAAGTTTTACCTGCTGCTGATGAGAACAGTCACGATTTCTTTGATCACTTAGTGCAGCTGACGGCAACGATTAAAGGCCAAGAGCTGAGCACACTGGGCGTTAAAGAGGTTTTACACCGTCTTTATCATGAAGAAGATGTCACATTATATGACCCGCAATCTGTAGAGTTTCGTTGCACCTGTTCAAGGGAACGTTGTGAAAGCACATTAGCAACTTTACCTAAAGAGGATGTTATCGACATTTTGCACAAAGATGGAAAAATTGATATGGAATGTGAATTTTGTGGCTCACACTACGTATTTATTGAATCCGATATTGAAGGGTTAAATGATGAGCGAAATCAGCAACTTCACTGA
- the pckA gene encoding phosphoenolpyruvate carboxykinase (ATP): MSAKSITLKELEKYGIHDVAEVVYNPSYELLFTEETKPGLEGYERGTVTTLGAVAVDTGIFTGRSPKDKYIVRDDVTRDTVWWADQGKGKNDNKPMSQEVWADLKHIVTEQLSGKRLFIIDAFCGANADTRLKVRFITEVAWQAHFVKNMFIRPSDEELVGFEPDFIVMNGAKCTNPNWKAQGLNSENFVAFNLTERMQLIGGSWYGGEMKKGMFSMMNYLLPLKGIASMHCSANVGEKGDVAIFFGLSGTGKTTLSTDPKRKLIGDDEHGWDDDGVFNFEGGCYAKTINLSKEAEPDIYGAIKRDALLENVMVLADGTVDFNDGSKTENTRVSYPIYHIENIVKPVSKAGHATKVIFLTADAFGVLPPVSRLTPEQTQYHFLSGFTAKLAGTERGVTEPTPTFSACFGAAFLSLHPTQYAEVLVKRMEAAGAKAYLVNTGWNGTGKRISIKDTRAIIDAILSGDIEKADTIKLPVFDLEVPTALPGVDTNILDPRNTYADKAQWDEKAKDLANRFVNNFDKYTDTPAGAALVKAGPKL; encoded by the coding sequence ATGAGCGCTAAAAGCATTACCCTGAAGGAACTTGAAAAGTACGGTATTCATGATGTAGCTGAAGTGGTTTATAACCCAAGTTACGAGCTATTATTCACGGAAGAAACCAAGCCAGGACTCGAAGGTTATGAACGTGGCACGGTCACCACATTAGGTGCAGTTGCGGTAGATACAGGTATTTTTACGGGTCGTTCACCAAAAGATAAATATATCGTTCGTGATGATGTCACTCGCGATACTGTCTGGTGGGCAGACCAAGGTAAAGGCAAGAACGACAACAAACCAATGTCACAAGAGGTGTGGGCTGATTTAAAACACATTGTGACAGAGCAACTGTCTGGCAAACGTTTGTTTATCATCGATGCATTCTGTGGTGCGAACGCAGATACACGTCTGAAAGTCCGTTTTATCACAGAAGTAGCATGGCAAGCGCACTTCGTTAAAAACATGTTCATCCGCCCATCTGATGAAGAGTTAGTTGGCTTTGAACCTGATTTTATCGTGATGAACGGTGCAAAATGCACTAACCCGAACTGGAAAGCACAAGGTCTGAACTCAGAAAACTTTGTGGCGTTCAACTTAACTGAGCGTATGCAGTTAATCGGTGGCTCTTGGTACGGCGGCGAAATGAAAAAAGGTATGTTCTCAATGATGAACTACCTGCTGCCATTAAAAGGCATCGCATCTATGCACTGTTCAGCTAACGTTGGCGAAAAAGGCGATGTTGCGATTTTCTTCGGTTTATCAGGCACAGGTAAAACCACGCTGTCTACCGATCCGAAACGTAAGTTAATCGGTGATGATGAGCACGGCTGGGATGATGACGGCGTATTTAACTTCGAAGGCGGTTGCTACGCAAAAACTATCAACCTGTCTAAAGAAGCTGAGCCAGACATCTACGGCGCAATCAAGCGTGATGCATTACTTGAAAACGTCATGGTATTAGCAGACGGTACCGTTGATTTCAATGATGGTTCGAAAACGGAAAATACCCGTGTTTCTTACCCGATTTACCACATTGAAAACATCGTGAAACCTGTTTCTAAAGCAGGTCATGCAACAAAAGTTATCTTCCTGACGGCAGATGCATTTGGTGTGTTACCACCGGTTTCTCGTTTGACCCCTGAACAAACTCAGTATCACTTCCTGTCTGGTTTCACCGCGAAATTAGCGGGTACAGAGCGTGGCGTGACTGAGCCAACGCCTACGTTCTCAGCATGTTTCGGCGCAGCATTCTTATCACTGCACCCAACACAATATGCAGAAGTATTAGTTAAGCGTATGGAAGCTGCAGGAGCGAAAGCGTACTTAGTGAACACAGGTTGGAACGGAACAGGTAAACGTATCTCCATTAAAGATACCCGCGCCATCATTGATGCAATCTTAAGTGGCGACATCGAAAAAGCCGATACCATTAAGCTGCCAGTCTTCGATTTAGAAGTCCCTACAGCATTACCTGGCGTGGATACTAATATCCTCGACCCACGTAATACTTATGCAGATAAAGCGCAGTGGGATGAGAAGGCGAAGGATTTAGCGAACCGTTTCGTGAATAACTTCGATAAATACACAGACACGCCAGCAGGTGCTGCTTTAGTGAAAGCAGGCCCAAAACTGTAA
- the uspA gene encoding universal stress protein UspA: MAYKHILVAVDLSPESKVLLDKAVSMAKPYGAKVSMIHVDVNYSDLYTGLIDVNLGDMQQRITDETRNALKDLAAGAGYEMQETLSGSGDLGQVLVDAIKKYDMDLVVCGHHQDFWSKLMSSARQLINTVHVDMLIVPLNDDEE, encoded by the coding sequence ATGGCTTACAAACATATTCTTGTTGCGGTAGATTTATCACCTGAAAGTAAAGTATTACTGGATAAGGCTGTCTCTATGGCAAAACCTTACGGTGCCAAAGTCTCCATGATCCATGTTGATGTTAACTATTCAGACCTGTACACCGGCCTTATCGATGTCAATTTAGGTGACATGCAGCAGCGTATCACTGATGAAACGCGTAATGCACTGAAAGACTTAGCCGCAGGTGCAGGTTATGAAATGCAAGAAACCTTAAGTGGTAGCGGCGATCTCGGCCAAGTACTGGTTGATGCGATTAAAAAATATGACATGGACTTAGTGGTCTGTGGTCACCACCAAGATTTCTGGAGCAAGCTGATGTCATCTGCACGTCAGCTAATCAATACAGTTCATGTGGATATGTTGATTGTTCCGTTAAATGACGACGAAGAATAA
- a CDS encoding pirin family protein has product MIYLRKANERGHANHGWLDSWHTFSFSSYYDEKFMGFSALRVINEDFIAAGQGFGTHPHKDMEILTYVLNGAVEHKDSMGNMEQIPAGEFQIMSAGTGIRHSEYNPNSDKELHLYQIWIIPEKTGIEPRYEQKRFDSLDGKQLVLSPDARDGSLKVYQDMELWRWALPVNDVHTHEIAEKRVVWIQVVKGTVEINGQKASTSDGLAIWEETSLTIKADEDSEILLFDLPSAE; this is encoded by the coding sequence ATGATCTATTTACGCAAAGCAAATGAACGTGGTCATGCTAACCATGGTTGGCTCGACAGTTGGCACACTTTTTCATTCTCCAGCTACTATGATGAAAAATTTATGGGTTTTTCGGCACTGAGAGTGATTAACGAAGACTTTATTGCAGCAGGCCAAGGCTTTGGTACTCACCCCCATAAAGACATGGAGATTTTGACCTATGTGCTGAATGGTGCCGTCGAGCACAAAGACAGCATGGGCAATATGGAGCAAATTCCTGCGGGTGAGTTCCAAATTATGAGTGCAGGTACGGGTATTCGCCACTCAGAGTACAACCCGAACAGTGATAAAGAGCTGCATCTGTACCAAATCTGGATCATTCCTGAAAAAACAGGCATTGAGCCACGTTATGAACAAAAACGCTTTGATTCACTCGATGGCAAACAATTAGTTCTGTCACCAGATGCCCGTGACGGTTCACTGAAAGTGTATCAAGACATGGAATTATGGCGCTGGGCATTGCCTGTAAACGACGTACACACCCATGAGATCGCCGAAAAACGCGTGGTGTGGATCCAAGTCGTCAAAGGTACTGTTGAAATTAACGGCCAAAAAGCCTCTACCAGTGATGGTTTAGCGATTTGGGAAGAAACTAGCTTAACCATCAAGGCGGATGAAGACAGCGAAATTCTGTTATTCGACCTGCCTTCTGCGGAATAA
- the uspB gene encoding universal stress protein UspB: MFSMIALFWALCILCILNMMRYFSSIRVLLSILRDSDPLLYQSVDGNGFFTTHGQLNKQLRLVRYINSKQYLEHYDPEVIARCERIRKQFMTISRLSILVVVSLVYLLMTG, encoded by the coding sequence ATGTTCAGTATGATTGCTTTATTTTGGGCACTCTGCATTTTATGCATCTTAAATATGATGCGTTATTTTTCATCTATTCGCGTTTTATTGTCTATTTTGCGGGATTCTGATCCGCTACTCTACCAATCCGTTGATGGGAATGGTTTTTTCACCACCCATGGTCAACTGAACAAACAACTTCGGCTTGTCCGATACATCAATAGCAAACAGTATCTTGAGCATTATGACCCTGAAGTCATTGCCCGTTGTGAGCGAATTCGTAAGCAGTTTATGACAATAAGCCGGCTCAGTATTCTTGTTGTCGTCAGCTTAGTTTATTTGTTAATGACAGGCTAG
- the pitA gene encoding inorganic phosphate transporter PitA: protein MLHLFTGLEFHTGLLLVLALLFVLVYEAINGFHDTANAVATVIYTRAMRAQFAVVMAGVFNFFGVLLGGLSVAYAIVHLLPTDLLLNVSSAHGLAMVFSLLLAAIIWNLGTWYLGIPASSSHTLIGAIIGVGLTNAIVTDSSVVDALNIPKMISIFMSLILSPAIGFVIAGLMIFFLRRYWSGTKKRRRIHLTPAEREKKDGKRKPPFWTRTALILSAVGVSFSHGANDGQKGIGLIMLVLIGVAPAGFVMNMNSNGYDIARTHDAVVHLQQYYETHKPALNHAIENAPAVAESSTEPGGEFHCDSSRTGAILNQAQTMLNGIQSYEELTPDQRNHARRLLMCISDTANAVAKLPETNAKDASLLKKLSNDLLYTVEYAPLWIIIAVALALSLGTMFGWQRVAVTIGEKIGKKGMTYAQGVSAQVTAAVSIGVASYTGMPVSTTQVLSSAVAGTMVVDGGGVQTKTIKSIALAWLLTLPVSIVLSGGLYWLSLLFI from the coding sequence ATGCTACATCTTTTTACAGGTTTAGAATTTCATACAGGTCTATTATTAGTTCTAGCACTGTTATTTGTGCTGGTCTATGAGGCTATAAATGGCTTCCATGACACCGCTAACGCGGTAGCAACGGTTATTTATACCAGAGCAATGCGGGCACAGTTCGCAGTTGTCATGGCAGGGGTTTTTAACTTTTTTGGTGTCTTGCTGGGAGGGTTGAGCGTTGCCTACGCGATTGTCCACCTCTTACCAACAGACCTCTTGCTTAATGTGAGTTCTGCTCACGGCCTTGCAATGGTCTTCTCATTGCTGCTGGCTGCAATTATTTGGAACCTTGGAACGTGGTACTTAGGTATCCCAGCGTCCAGTTCCCATACACTGATTGGTGCCATTATCGGGGTGGGTTTAACCAACGCGATAGTGACAGATTCATCAGTGGTTGACGCCTTGAATATACCGAAGATGATCAGTATTTTCATGTCGTTAATTCTTTCTCCAGCGATCGGTTTCGTGATTGCCGGTTTGATGATTTTCTTTTTACGCCGTTATTGGAGCGGAACAAAGAAACGTCGCCGTATTCACTTAACACCTGCAGAACGTGAGAAAAAAGATGGTAAGCGTAAGCCGCCATTCTGGACCCGTACCGCGCTGATTTTATCTGCGGTTGGTGTTAGTTTCTCGCACGGTGCGAACGATGGCCAGAAAGGTATCGGTCTTATCATGCTTGTGCTGATTGGTGTTGCGCCAGCAGGTTTCGTCATGAATATGAACTCGAACGGTTATGATATCGCGAGAACCCATGACGCTGTAGTCCACCTGCAACAATACTATGAAACACATAAACCTGCGTTAAACCACGCGATAGAAAATGCCCCTGCGGTTGCTGAAAGTAGCACTGAGCCAGGTGGGGAATTCCATTGCGATAGTTCACGTACAGGTGCAATTTTAAATCAAGCTCAGACGATGCTAAACGGCATTCAGAGCTACGAAGAGCTAACGCCTGACCAACGTAACCATGCGCGCCGTTTATTGATGTGTATCTCTGATACAGCGAATGCGGTAGCGAAATTACCTGAAACCAATGCGAAAGATGCAAGCTTACTGAAAAAACTCAGTAATGACCTGCTGTATACCGTTGAGTATGCACCTCTGTGGATCATCATTGCGGTTGCTTTAGCCCTATCTTTAGGCACCATGTTCGGTTGGCAGCGTGTTGCGGTCACAATCGGTGAGAAGATTGGTAAAAAAGGCATGACCTACGCACAAGGTGTTTCTGCGCAGGTAACAGCGGCAGTGTCGATTGGTGTAGCGAGTTATACTGGGATGCCAGTTTCAACAACCCAAGTATTATCTTCAGCAGTTGCTGGGACCATGGTTGTTGATGGCGGCGGTGTACAGACTAAAACAATCAAAAGTATTGCATTAGCGTGGTTACTGACTTTACCAGTGTCGATTGTCTTATCTGGTGGGTTGTACTGGCTATCTCTGCTGTTTATCTAA